Below is a window of Sceloporus undulatus isolate JIND9_A2432 ecotype Alabama chromosome 9, SceUnd_v1.1, whole genome shotgun sequence DNA.
GGATTATGCTCATTCATTGATGCGTGGTTCAATCAAACATAGCTAAAAGACAACGCTACAATCAAAACATCTCGACTTTGATGCTTGCCTCTATAACATGTGGTCCTAGGCAAAGTTTCTCTGCCTCAGCTGTTCCTCCTCCTGGTCATAGGAGGGAAATATGATATGCGCCTAATTCACAGGACTattgtaaaaatgaaaagaaNNNNNNNNNNNNNNNNNNNNNNNNNNNNNNNNNNNNNNNNNNNNNNNNNNNNNNNNNNNNNNNNNNNNNNNNNNNNNNNNNNNNNNNNNNNNNNNNNNNNCCCCCCCCCCAAAGACTTTGCCTCCATATTGCCATTACATGCAGTGATCCCTGGAATTACGATTTAGGAATGAGTACAGAACACCTGCTTCAGGGgcatgagaggaggaggaggtcaatgtgagGGAGGGACCCATGGGCTTCTGCGCTGGGTGACTGTGATGCCACTGATGCCAGGTGCCTGAGCACTACTCCTTGGAGTAAGTCCCCCTGAGATCCCTGGAGCAGGGCTTCTGAGTACAGGCAAAGAGGGGCTGTCCTTTTTGGGGTCCAGGGGGACCAGGCgccccccttttccaggacacgtgtcctacatttcagcctcctttccaggaggaattccaaaacgtcctccactTCGATGCTGCGACCAGAGCGAAGCGCTGCCTCTGAGAGACTGAGGCTGCAGGAGAGAGAACCTGGGAGGAGGGAAACACTCGGGAGTGACGTCAAGGGCGAGTGGGCGTGGCCACGGCTCAGTGGGCGGGGGGAACGCTCGCCGACGTCACGAACGGGAAAAGCTCTAGGCGGGGACTTGCAGCCCAGCTCCGTTGCCCTGGGTTACCGGCGGGTAAATCAAGAAGAGGCGACGTCACTGAGGGAGGTTCCCTTGGTCAGCTGAAGACAGCCCCGCCCCTTTTTAGAACGCCGGCTGTTCTCGGGCCAATCAGGGCGGAGGAAGCCGGGCCCTGTGCCGCGTTCCTTCCAATCAGGAGGCGGCATTTGGGTCAGGTCAGTGTAACAGCAGGAGGAGGGCGCGCCCTCGCAGGGGAAGGAGGCAGGGCTGGGGTTTCCCCAGGTCCCCTCGAGAAGAGGCAGCAGGCAGCATCCCACGCGACCCTGGGCAAGGATGATAATAAAGACAATGTATCCTAATGAATAGCATATTataataaatggaataaattacaTTATGCTCATTAATAGAAATATATCATGTATTacgataataaataaatattatactgtataatttattataataaatgaataaattatttattacatcatatataatgttatatataaagtataatacatctaataaatgatgatgatgatgatgacatttgtttatttatttatatgatgtATATCCCGCTCTTTCGCCAGAATTGGGGCTCAGTGCGACTTCCCAACAACGTCCAAAGAGCAATGAAAGACCTGGACCAGAGGGGCTTTAAAAATGAACGTCAATGGCCCCAGTACAGTAGTGTTAAGATGGCTATTTCCTCAGCTCTTCTCCTGTTGAGACCGGAGTcgaggggaaagagaggaggaggaggagggcgcggGGCAGCTGCTGAGGAAGGCCAGCGCCGGAGGGAAGCCCGAGCCGGGAGAAGCCAGCCAAGAAGAGGGCCCCAGGAAGGGGTCTCCTATAGGTCTCTATCGAAGGGGTTGCCAAGGGCCTTGGATGGAGAGAAAGGCGGGAATGAATCAACCCACACAGTCCCAGTGGCGCTGGGCGCGAAGAAGACGGGCGCGTGTGGGGTGTGAgggagagtggtgtgtgtgtctccctCAGAAGGAGGCCCCGCTCAAGGCGAGGATGGCATCCTGGGAACTGGCGTTTCTTGCGGGGTCTCTAAGGCGGCTCTGGACACCAAACGCCAGTCCCCAGAATGCCATCCTCGCCTTGAGCCAGGAAGAGTtgtaaagcggtgccaaagcgggttatccctccagtgtggacgcagccttgtGCTTTGAGTCGTTGTGAAGTGCCCCCTCCAGAAGAACGCGAGAGGCCTCCCCCCAAACAGCCCcgctcttctcctcttccctcaagTCTTGCCAACTCCGGAGCGCGGCTTCGTTGGGCTTGAACGGGGCTTCCGCCCTCCAGAAAGGCCGCCGCcggctcctttcctcctcctgccttccggCTGGTTTCCCTGGCGGCGAGAGGGCCAAGGGGCCCCAGACGCCCTCCCTCCCTCGCGGCcccggtcctcctcctcctggaggcCTTTCCCGCCTTTCGGCCGCCGCTGTCCTCCTTAGCTTCTGGGGCTCCTGGGTGCTTCGGCCGCAGCGCCCGGCCTGGCAGCCCCAAGAGAGAGGCTCCCGCCGCCGGGAAGACGGGCCTTGAGGGCCCCCGCTGCTGGGCTGGGCTGCAAGGGCCGAGTCCCCGCCTCCCCTCCTCCGGTGCCACCGGCTCCCTCCCTCCGGCCTCTGTCCGCGCCAGGAGGCCCCCGCGGctcccctctcctcctgctcctgctgagCATCATGTCGCCCTGCTGCCGCCGGCCGGGTCTCCGGAGAGAGGCGGCGCCCGCTTGGGGCGGCAGgagcgcagcagcagcagctggaagaggagaaggcaaaggGAGGCGGGAGGGAGGCGGGGAGCTAGAAGCGGagggccagcagcagcagcagcaggaaggcGGCGGCTAGAGCCCCAGCCCAGGCGCCCAGCAGCAGGTGccggggagggaggcagagaggcagggagggaggcgcCTTACCTGCccagccctgccctgccctgccaggtGGGCGCGACCAGAGGAGGCCGGCCGCCGCGCCAGCCCCGCGCCTCcctctccgcctcctcctccttctccgggCCCCTCAGCGCCGGATCCCCGCCGCGCCTCCTCcgcgctccctcctcctcctcctcccggagCCTGGGCTCGGCCGCCGCTTCCTTCTCGGTCTGGCGGGGAGCCTGAGGCGCTGAATTGGCTGCCGGCCTCGCTGGCCCGGATCGCTCTCCTCCGGCGGCGCATCTGTTGCTCTCCTCTCGGCGGAGAAGCCGCAtcctcggcggcggcggcggcggcacacCTTCCTCCCGAAAGCCGAGGCGGCGTCTCCGCCTCCCGCCCCtcgccctcctccctccctcggcGACCCACTTCGCtgcgatgcctcctcctcctcctccgccgccgccgtgGAGCGTGGCTTGGTGAAGCGCCGGCTGCCGAGCCCTCCTGGCCTGGGGAGCTTCCCCCGGGAGCCGCTGCCTTCCTGGGAGGGAGCCGGGGAAGGCAGCCGAGAGGGAAGCGGGGGAAGGgagcgcgaggaggaggaggaggaggaggcggcggggggaggagggggaccaTGGGGGAGAAGCTGCAGGTGCATCAGGTTGACATCGACCCGGATTTCCAGCCCCAGAGCCGGCCGCGCTCCTGCACCTGGCCGCTGCCTCAGCCGGACTTCCCCGGCGAGGAGGATGAGGGAGCGGCGGCCGGAGGCGGCGTCGGGGCTGCCCAGTTGCCCTTGGTCGGCGGAGGCGAGGGCGCCGAGAACGCCGGAGCAACGGCGGTGGCGGCGGAGCGCGGGAAAGGCGTGGGGCAGTCGGCGTCGGCGTCTGGGTCGCTGGGGGCCGAGGTGGGTCAGCTGCGGAAGGCCAAGAGCTCCCGGCGCAACGCCTGGGGCAACCTCTCCTACGCCGACCTGATCACCAAAGCCATCGAGAGCTCCCCCGAGAAGAGACTCACCCTCTCGCAGATCTACGACTGGATGGTCCGCTACGTGCCCTACTTCAAGGATAAGGGCGACAGCAACAGCTCCGCCGGATGGAAGGTACCCGgactcccctctccctccctcccctctccctctctcttggcCCCCCTGCGCTCCGGGGCAGAGAACTTGTTGCCCGGAGAGAGGCGTCGGCGGCGTCGGGAAGCAGAGTTGGGGCCTCCGGGGCAGCTCCCTCCGGCTCTTGAGGACAGAGCTCCCTTCAGCTGCgccggaggagaggagagagaaacaagggACTCTggaggcagcatccacactggagaaatagcccgctttggccccgctttaCCTGGTtgttggctcaaggctatggaatcctgggagttggagtttgttgtccAGAGCCGCTTTGGGCCCAAAatacactccaactcccagaactccataggcTTGAGCCAGACAACGAGGtaaagcggggccaaagcgggttatttctccagtgcggatgcagccagagtttCCTCAGAAAGCCGTTGTCTCTGCTTCCAGGGGAGGAGAGGCCAGTTCCCTTggctttgcgggggggggggggggagcctggaGGTGCCTTGCGTTGCCTTCCTTGCGCCCGGGGCTCCTGGGCCCTTCCTTGACCGGCGGGGTAAGGGAAGGGTCAGGCAGAGGGGGAATGCGGCAGGGCTCCTCCTGCAGGACTGGATCGGGACCCTGGTTCCAGTGGGGCTCCTTGGAGCAGCCCCATTGGCAGGACAGGGGCAGGGCAGGGCTTGCTGCCAGCCAAAGGGAGAGCGGGGCTGGCCAAGGTTTGGTAagggcccttctcctcctcctcctcctcctcctcctcctccttctccttctcttcttcttcttcccttcttcttcttcttctccttctcctgggaTGCAAGAGGAATGACTGGGGTCCCAAAGAGAAGTTGAGAGAGCCTCCCTCCCTTCTGCAAGGGAGCTCGAACTTGGGCNNNNNNNNNNNNNNNNNNNNNNNNNTTACAACTTCCCCACTTTAAGCTGCAGCAGTTCAGGTTGTTCTTATCCTACCAGTAACCCAGGGACGCAGCCAAGGGAGGGGgaggtttcttggggtccggaccccccccttccaaagaaaaatgaatggtgcatgctgctgcgccgccgcgccaagccccattataatggtggcacttagctggaccccccccccttcctaaaatcctggcacGTCCCTGAGTAACCGCAGAATTGATATATAACTGGACCTTTTTTTGATCTGACAACAAGAAAGTCAGGTTTCTGGAAAAAAAGGTTTAATTGTAATTTGCCACACTGTCATGTTTTGTCTCACAatcagaggggaaaggagaggagaataTTATGAAATCACTACACAAAATGGACCTGCAAAAGACCACAGGTCTGCCATAGATCCCTTGAGAACAACGGGGCAGGTTAGGTGGGGAAATGCTCGCTTTAcgttttgttgttgcgtgccttcgggtgtttccgacttatggcaacccgaaggcaaacctatacatggggttttcttggcaagattgttcagaggaggtttgccattgccttccgctgaggctgagagcgtgtgacttcttgcccaaggcccTCCGggggatttcatggctgagctgggcaaAAGGCTGGTCTAAGAGTCTTGGTTAAACCTCAAAACCACTAGGCCAGCTGCTTCCTCCACACTAAAACCCAACGCAAAACTGCCATCAAATGTAAAGGGAACTTCTAAAGCACATGTTAACGGAAGCACCGTTGGAACTCAGTCCATGCAGCGCTACAGACAGAAGATCGCTCTAGGTTCAGCTGCGTTCATGTAGGACAAGGCTCACTGAAGTGAAGAAACCTGCACAACACAAACGCTCTGTGGCAACAGACGACGAGGCGCTTGGGTCCAGAGTGGGAGAAGGATATTTGGCATTTAAATTCCACTTGACTTCCATTTGAGGAGAAGATGAATAAACAAGACGCCGATGTAGGGACCTCCTTGTGGCTTCCTAGAGAGATCTGGCCATCCTCCTGAGAGCAGAAGACTGACCCATGGATGATAAACGAAAGACAGCTCTCTCAACCTGAGACCACAcagaccaagacagatggacggATCTGGTGAAATAGACCCTTATTTTAACCCAGCAGAACTTCTCTTATGACTGTCCGGCCTCTTAAGGTCCTCAAGCATTGAAACACAAGAATCCAAACCTCTCTCTTTAGCGATGGACAAGGAACCAAAACGCAGATAAGGAAGTGCAAAGGGCAAATATGGACTGGGGGAATACCACACGAAGGCGATCGGGGGTTTATCACGGGGGAAATGTTGCATTTTGTGAAATGACTTCACATGACGGAACAAACCCACCATTgcaatggtcacaaagaagcattcatGCGTCTTTTTACCTTTGGGGTTCCAggaaatgcatttccaatatcactttatttgtacaATTGTTTGTAATCACTTGCCGTTTCACCTTATTTgtggatgctttaaatgcgctttaatctcctttaatgctgaaattagcgcAGTGTGATGAACTCTCCAGGAGTCAGCAATGCTCCTGAGACTGTCCTGAAAGATGAGACAGACTGGGCTCATGAACCGTACCTGAGTCAAGACGGTCTTTATTATGCATGGATGGATGGCAAATGAGATCAAGTAGCACTGGCACACTTTTAACCTG
It encodes the following:
- the LOC121915784 gene encoding forkhead box protein O6-like, producing MGEKLQVHQVDIDPDFQPQSRPRSCTWPLPQPDFPGEEDEGAAAGGGVGAAQLPLVGGGEGAENAGATAVAAERGKGVGQSASASGSLGAEVGQLRKAKSSRRNAWGNLSYADLITKAIESSPEKRLTLSQIYDWMVRYVPYFKDKGDSNSSAGWKVEKSCLSLYHPWVSILLLTEDGQIPLGSQQGGSTSTSLFYSSFSQMEVKVEFKCKISFSHSWTQAPRRLLPQERLCCAGFLHFSEPCPT
- the LOC121915785 gene encoding glycogen synthase kinase-3 alpha-like, with translation MRRRRRAIRASEAGSQFSASGSPPDREGSGGRAQAPGGGGGGSAEEARRGSGAEGPGEGGGGGEGGAGLARRPASSGRAHLAGQGRAGQGRVGCCLLPLLEGTWGNPSPASFPCEGAPSSCCYTDLTQMPPPDWKERGTGPGFLRPDWPENSRRSKKGRGCLQLTKGTSLSDVASS